In Chloroflexota bacterium, a single genomic region encodes these proteins:
- a CDS encoding methyltransferase domain-containing protein — MKSKTLKRLGFLAGIVLAIWLWQRERDTSDISRRLERATIRLSQSARLVQGRERATWVRRFYALLAPAYDLLFLKLPGYQQAARDLIDRLDVGAHDAALDVGCGTGLLTLPLAERAGRVVGLDLSPSMLRKLAAKAARRDLNIELRQGSVLELPFADEEFTVVTTAFMLLYLTPDEKQRAMAEIRRVLAPGGRLGCLSSPGEIADVFLTREEWEALLHEAGFTDVQIEERREVFRLIIARRGDGP, encoded by the coding sequence ATGAAAAGCAAAACGCTGAAACGGTTGGGCTTTCTGGCGGGGATCGTTCTGGCCATCTGGCTCTGGCAGCGGGAGCGGGACACCAGCGATATAAGCCGTCGGCTGGAACGCGCTACGATCCGGCTCTCCCAGTCCGCCCGTCTGGTGCAGGGCCGGGAGCGAGCCACCTGGGTGCGCCGATTCTACGCCCTGTTGGCGCCAGCCTACGACCTGCTGTTCCTCAAACTGCCGGGCTATCAGCAGGCGGCGCGTGATCTGATCGATCGGCTGGACGTCGGCGCCCATGACGCCGCCCTGGATGTGGGCTGTGGCACCGGGCTGCTGACGCTGCCTCTGGCCGAACGAGCGGGCCGGGTCGTGGGTCTGGACTTGAGCCCATCCATGTTGAGGAAGCTGGCTGCCAAGGCGGCCCGGCGAGACCTGAACATCGAGCTGCGCCAGGGGAGCGTATTGGAACTGCCCTTCGCCGACGAGGAGTTCACCGTCGTCACCACGGCCTTCATGCTCCTCTATCTGACGCCGGATGAGAAACAGCGCGCCATGGCCGAGATCCGCCGCGTGCTTGCGCCCGGCGGTCGGCTGGGATGTCTCAGCAGCCCGGGTGAGATCGCCGACGTCTTCCTGACCCGGGAGGAGTGGGAAGCCTTACTGCACGAAGCCGGGTTCACCGACGTACAAATCGAGGAACGCCGTGAGGTCTTTCGGCTGATCATCGCCCGCAGGGGGGACGGGCCATGA
- a CDS encoding methyltransferase domain-containing protein, producing the protein MKRHLLGAAKLVLVIIGGLLFFWLVLFKLISRLAARSGRSAPCPPSLAWLLDHPIRRRYIRLVLDRIDIRPGERVLELGPGVGTFTVEAARRVGPQGRLISVDIQPEMIAQVKRRVQTTGLANVKTCVASAHDLPLGDASVDRAFLITVLPEIPNRRRALAELHRVLKSDGVLSITEEFPDPDYLFPFETIRLVEASGFSLERRQGNFWVYTVNFRRKETEETSHVSVTT; encoded by the coding sequence ATGAAGCGACACCTGCTCGGGGCGGCGAAGCTCGTCCTGGTCATCATCGGCGGGCTGCTGTTCTTCTGGCTGGTCCTATTCAAGTTGATCTCCAGGCTGGCAGCCCGATCGGGGAGATCTGCGCCGTGCCCTCCGTCACTGGCTTGGCTGCTGGATCACCCCATCCGTCGTCGCTACATACGCCTGGTGCTGGACCGGATCGACATTCGACCGGGTGAGCGTGTATTGGAACTCGGCCCAGGGGTCGGGACCTTCACTGTGGAGGCCGCACGGCGAGTGGGCCCCCAAGGCCGGCTCATCTCGGTGGATATTCAGCCAGAGATGATCGCCCAGGTGAAGAGGCGGGTGCAAACGACTGGCTTGGCCAACGTCAAGACCTGCGTCGCCAGCGCCCATGACCTGCCCCTGGGCGATGCCAGCGTAGATCGGGCCTTCCTGATCACGGTGCTGCCCGAGATCCCCAACCGGCGTCGCGCCCTGGCCGAACTACACCGAGTGCTCAAATCGGATGGAGTGCTTTCTATCACCGAGGAATTCCCGGACCCAGACTATCTCTTCCCGTTCGAGACGATCCGGCTTGTCGAGGCATCCGGGTTCAGCCTGGAACGGCGCCAGGGCAACTTTTGGGTGTATACAGTCAATTTCCGTCGCAAAGAGACGGAGGAGACGTCACACGTAAGCGTAACGACATGA